The DNA sequence TCGGGCGTGAAGACGCGGAAGGCCAGGACCAGCGTGACGCGGTCGAGCCCGAAGTCAGCGCCTCTCACCTCCACCACGGGCGTCACGCGGACCCATGGCTGGATGACCGCCCAGGTGGCCTCGATGCTCTCTCGGTCGACGCGAGCCGCCGCCTTGAGAGCGTGGAGCGCCGACTCAGGAGCCCCGAATGCTCAAGGCGGCCGAAGCCGAGGGCGGCGAGGAGGAGGCGCGGCGGCCGTAGAGTTGATCCAACGATTCACGGAGAACGGAGACTCTGAGCTATTGCACGGGCTATATCGGCCCCGCTTGCGGGCTTACTGAGCACAAGGCTGACGCCCAAGCGGCCAGTCACGTCTCGATTAACTACATCGCCAAATCCGGAGAGAACAACGACCGGGATCCGAGCCGCTGCATCGCCCTCGCGGAGCCGCGCCAGCAGCTCCAAGCCACTCATCTCGCCAGGGGGCATTCCAAGGTCCAAGAGAATGATATCTGGCGTATTCTGGCCAAGGTAGACAAGTGCCTCTTCGGCAAGTTTTCGTTCTATAACCACGAACCCCGTATCGCGAAGCGCCTCGGCGATCAAGTCCCTTAAGCAGTCGTCATCTTCAACGAAGAGGACCGCGGGCATTAGCACATCCCAACAGCGCGGGGGTACAGCATGTAACGTTCGCCCGACGGGCGCATGCCCTGGTGGTGCCGGCAATTTGACTGTTTGCGGGTTCCCAAGGTGCCTACGCCTTTATCCGCATCGGGACGGACCGCCAAACCTTCTCCTTGGAGTCAAAGGCCCAGACGCGGCCGTCATCCGTCAGGCCGAAGAGGACGTTTTCAACCCCTGCAATCTGCGTGAACCTGACTTCGTCTGCCGGCGGCATATACCTTTCTCCTCTCCTGGCCATGTGGTGAGCAGTCGCCGTACGGGGGTCTCCTCAACTGAACCACCCCGCCCGCTGAATCCCGCCCCTCATCGCGAGCGCCTTCTTCAGTTCGGCCTTGATCGTAGGCCACGTCTCCCGCCCAGGGGTGCGGCCAGGCCTTGTTGACCTTCATTCATTCTGGCGCTCATAGGCGATGAGGCCTCCAGCGTCCACGAGGGCGAGTAGGGGAGTAAGAAACGCGAAACTCGTAAAATCCGCTAGATCGCCGACGTGGCGGCTGACTCCTAATCTACATAAGACAAATCCGGGCCGCCAGCGCTTCTGCATTAAACTCGCATACATCAAGGGGGGCCTGCGCCACCGCCCAGGCCTCCAAGGAACTTGCCTCCTCGTCGGCCTCCTCAGTAGAGTCGTCTTTCAGGGATGCTCGGTGAACCCGCGTCGGGCAGAGGAGGCCCTGATGTCCAACCCTGACAAGGCCGCTGATCTGACTGGCCTGCATGTCCTCGTGGTCGACGACGACCAGGATTCTCTCGACGCCATGCAGATAGCGCTGCAGTTCTCCGGGGCGCTTGTCACGACCGCCCCGTCCGCGAAGAAGGCGTTCGCGACACTGAGCCGGTTGACGCCCGATGTCATCGTGTGTGACTTGAAGATGCCCGAGGAGGACGGTCCGTCGTTCGTCCGAGAACTTCGGAGGCTCCCGCCACTGCGATCGACCCCGGTCCTGGCGGTCACCGCCTACGACTACCTCTACATTCAGCACGAGCTTCACGCCGCCGGCTTCACGGGCTTCATCCGCAAGCCGATCAGCTTTCCCGACCTGGTCCGCGCGGTGGCGGCCCTGGCCCGGGCGGGGAAGTCCGCGGGCTGATGGCCTACGATCTGAGGCACCGGACGACGAGGACCCTTGAAAAGGGCGCCCATTACCCGCTGGGCGCCACGCTCACCCCCGACGGGGTGAACTTCGCCGTGTACTCGAAGGACGCGACCGAGGTCTTCCTGCTGCTCTTCGAGGCCGCGGACGGGGAGCCCACCGACATCGTCCAGCTACGCCACCGCACGAAGTACATCTGGCACGGGCTCGTCAAAGGCCTCCAGGCCGGCCAGCGCTACGGCTACAAGGTTCGCGGTGAGTACCGGCCGGAGTGGGGCCTGCGCTTCAACGAGGCGAAGCTCCTCCTGGACCCGTACGCCAAGGCGGTGACCGGCAAGTTCCGAAACGAGGACAACCTGCTGCTCGGCTACCAGTCCCAGCCGGCCGCGCCAGACGGTTCTCCCGACACGCGCGACAACACGCGCATCGTGCCGAAGAGCATCGTCGTCGACGACGCCTTCGACTGGCAGGGCGACAGTTCGCCCGACCTCGCGCTGGAGCAGCTCATCCTCTATGAGGTCCACGTCAAGGGGTTCACCGCGCATCCCTCGTCGGGCGTCCGGTTCCCCGGCACCTATCTCGGTTTCATCGAGAAGATCCCGCACCTCTCGCGGCTCGGCGTCAACGCAGTCGAGTTGCTGCCCGTGCACGAGTATTACGTCGACGACTTCCTGGTCCAGAAGGGCCTCACCAACTACTGGGGCTATAACTCCATCGGCTTCTTCGCCCCGGAATCCTCCTACAGCACCGGGCGAACGGCCGGCAGTCAGGTCGCCGAGTTCAAAACCCTGGTGCGGGAGCTGCACAAGGCGGGGATCAAGGTCATTCTCGACGTCGTCTACAACCACACCGGCGAAGGCAGTGAGATGGGCCCCACCATCTCCTTTCGCGGTCTGGACAACCCCTCCTACTACTGCCTCACGGGGCCGGAGGCGGAGCCCCGGCGCTACTACATGAACTACACGGGCTGCGGGAACAGCGTGAACTTCGACAGCCCGGCCGTGATCCGGCTGGTCATGGACTCGCTGCGTTACTGGGTTCAACAAATGCACGTGGACGGGTTCCGGTTCGACCTGGCGTCGGTGCTGGGGCGAGCGGGACAGGACGGCGCCTTTCAGCCATCAGCGTCCTTCTTCGACGCGGTCTCGCAGGACCCGGTGCTGAGCCGGATCATCCTGGTCGCCGAGCCCTGGGACATGGGGACGTACCAGGTCGGCAACTTCCCGGTCGACTGGTCGGAGTGGAACGGCCGGTTCCGCGACACGCTCCGGCGGTTCGCTAAGGGCGATGCCGGGCAGGTGGCCGAGGTGGGCTGGCGACTCACCGGCTCCGCCGACCTCTACGGGGAGGACGGACGCTCGGCCTACAACAGCATCAACTTCATCACCTGCCACGACGGGTTCACGCTCCACGACCTGGTCTCCTACCACGGCAAGCACAACGAGCGGAACGGCGAGAACAACCAGGATGGGGCCAACGACAACAATTCCTGGAATTGCGGCGTGGAGGGTGACACCGACGATCCCGGCGTCCGGGCCCTCCGCAAGCAGCTCATCAAGAACCACATCTGCTACCTGCTCTTCGCGTCGGGGACGCCCATGATCCTGGGGGGCGACGAGTTCATGCGCTCCCAGCAGGGGAACAACAACGCCTACTGTCAGGACAACGAGATCAGCTGGTTCGACTGGACGGCGGTGTCCGGGAACGCTGAAATTCTAGAGTTCTTCCGGAAGGCGATCGCCCTCACGCGTCGCTTTGCGATCCTCCAGCGCCGGAAGTTCTTCCTCGGCGTGGACCTGGACGACGACCACGTCCCCGATCTCGCCTGGTTCGGCGTCGACCTCGGCCGGCCCCAGTGGAACGATCCGAACGTCCGCACACTCTGCTATCAGCTCGACGCCAACGAGGACCGATCAGATCCAGAGACCCACCGGCTCTTCTTCATCCTCAACGCGCACTTCGAGTCGCAATGGGTGAAGCTCCCGATCCTCGAGCCGGGCCGCCGGTGGTCCCGGATCATCGATACGAGCCTGGCGCGCGGTGAGGACTTCCGGGAGGCCGGCCGGGAGGTGCCGATCGATCCCCCGGATCACTACATCGCCAATCCGCGGAGCACAGTGGTCCTTCTCGATCGATAGGTGGGCCCCGAACTCGGCACCATGACCACTTTTGAGGCTGGGGACGCGACACGGGAGTTCGGCTATGTTATCCGCGACGAGCGGCATATCTCAGAGGCAACCTCTTGGAGGTCGTCATGACGGAACGTCCCGTGCTCAGCATGGAGGAGCTCCGCGCCCGGATCGCGGCCGCCGGCGTGCCCATCCTGGAGGCACGGCTGGAGATGGTCCGCAAGCTCCTGTCCAACGCGCTGGCGCCGATCCGCGCCGAGGACTGGAGGGCGGCGAGCACGCTGGAGCCCGCCGTCACGTTCAATGCCGGCCGCCCGTCCGGCGGCGCTCCCCTGATCGATTCCGCCGCGCAAGGGCAGGAGCGCAACCCGGCCGCAACCTCATCGGACGATGAGCTCCCGTACGCCGGCATCCGCGCGCTCGGCCGCCGGTTCCGGAAGCGCGAGGTCTCGCCCGTCGAGCTGACGCAGACGCTTCTCCAGCGGATCGCGCGCCTGGAGCCGAAGCTCCACGCGTTCGTCACGCTCACTGCCGACCGCGCGCTCGCCGACGCCAAGGCCGCGGAGGCGGCGCTCCTGCAGGGGGACCCGCGTCCGCTTCTGGGGATCCCCGTCGCCTACAAGGACCTCTACGCCACGCGCGCGATCCGGACGACGGCCGGCTCGGCGGTGCTGGCGGACTGGGTGCCCGTGGAGGACGCGACGTGCGTGACCCGGCTCCAGGCGGCCGGCTGCGTGATGCTGGGCAAGCTCATCACTCACGAGTTCGCCTTCGGCATCCAGTTCCCGGGGCATCGCTTTCTGCCCGCCCGCAACCCGTGGAATCTGGAGCACATCCCGGGTGGCTCGTCG is a window from the Candidatus Methylomirabilota bacterium genome containing:
- a CDS encoding response regulator, with product MSNPDKAADLTGLHVLVVDDDQDSLDAMQIALQFSGALVTTAPSAKKAFATLSRLTPDVIVCDLKMPEEDGPSFVRELRRLPPLRSTPVLAVTAYDYLYIQHELHAAGFTGFIRKPISFPDLVRAVAALARAGKSAG
- a CDS encoding response regulator; amino-acid sequence: MPAVLFVEDDDCLRDLIAEALRDTGFVVIERKLAEEALVYLGQNTPDIILLDLGMPPGEMSGLELLARLREGDAAARIPVVVLSGFGDVVNRDVTGRLGVSLVLSKPASGADIARAIAQSLRSP
- the glgX gene encoding glycogen debranching protein GlgX: MAYDLRHRTTRTLEKGAHYPLGATLTPDGVNFAVYSKDATEVFLLLFEAADGEPTDIVQLRHRTKYIWHGLVKGLQAGQRYGYKVRGEYRPEWGLRFNEAKLLLDPYAKAVTGKFRNEDNLLLGYQSQPAAPDGSPDTRDNTRIVPKSIVVDDAFDWQGDSSPDLALEQLILYEVHVKGFTAHPSSGVRFPGTYLGFIEKIPHLSRLGVNAVELLPVHEYYVDDFLVQKGLTNYWGYNSIGFFAPESSYSTGRTAGSQVAEFKTLVRELHKAGIKVILDVVYNHTGEGSEMGPTISFRGLDNPSYYCLTGPEAEPRRYYMNYTGCGNSVNFDSPAVIRLVMDSLRYWVQQMHVDGFRFDLASVLGRAGQDGAFQPSASFFDAVSQDPVLSRIILVAEPWDMGTYQVGNFPVDWSEWNGRFRDTLRRFAKGDAGQVAEVGWRLTGSADLYGEDGRSAYNSINFITCHDGFTLHDLVSYHGKHNERNGENNQDGANDNNSWNCGVEGDTDDPGVRALRKQLIKNHICYLLFASGTPMILGGDEFMRSQQGNNNAYCQDNEISWFDWTAVSGNAEILEFFRKAIALTRRFAILQRRKFFLGVDLDDDHVPDLAWFGVDLGRPQWNDPNVRTLCYQLDANEDRSDPETHRLFFILNAHFESQWVKLPILEPGRRWSRIIDTSLARGEDFREAGREVPIDPPDHYIANPRSTVVLLDR